Part of the candidate division KSB1 bacterium genome is shown below.
ATGCGAGGAGAAGAGGTTACCATTACCTATCATGGAAAACCTTGTGTAAAGATTGTTCGCATTCAAAATCAAACGGAAACCAATAAGGACAATAAATTTTGTGGAATGTGGCAAAACCGTGAAGACATGGAAGATGTAGAAGGATATGTTCGAAAAATCAGGCAAGGGAGATCCTATTGATTGTCGATACTGATGTGTTAATCTGGTATTCAAGAAAAAATGAAAATGCCATTAAGTTAATTCACTCTCTAAATGATTTTTCCATTTCGGTAATTACCTATATGGAAATTATACAAGGGGTAAGAAATAAAGATGAATTAAATCATTTTAAAAAGGCGCTAAGCATATTGAATGTTAATGTGCTGCAAATCAATGATATGATTTCAACCAAAGCGATGTTCTTTATAGAACAATACACGCTAAGTCATTCAATGGAACTAGCAGATGCTTTGATTGGGGCGAGTGCTATTATTACAAAAATACCTTTGATTACCGGAAATGATAAACACTATAAACATCTGCCTGGCCTGGAAATCCAAAAATTTAACAAATGATGAGTTAGTGAAGTAATCTTTCACAGAGGAAGCCATATCATTTATCGTTTGTAACTTTATCAATATTACTTCTCATCAAAAAATAATAAACCATAAAAGAAACGATTGCCGCCGAAAACCAGGCGCCATTGAACAGGAATTCCAGACCAGCAAACACTTTCCCCATTAATGCGACAAGAATGCCCGCGACCAGGGCGATTAGCGCTTTTCGGTTCAAGCCATTTTTATAGGCATACTCGCCTTTTTCTTGGTAAAGATCCTCAAGATTGAGGTTGCCCTTTCGGATGAAAACATAATCGCATAATATAACCCCACCGACAGCTCCAAGCAGTCCTGAATAAGTAATCAGCCAGGTTAAATACATATCCAGCAATTTCCACGGCATAATTAAAATACCCATGCAGCCGGCGATTAATCCACCCATGCGAAAGCTGATCTTTTGCGGATTTAAATTTGAAAAACTATTGGCAGCAGAAACGATATTTGCAGCGATATTCGTACTGAGTGTTGCAACTGCCAAAGCGAACATGGCGAGAATGCCTAAAAGGGGGCTGTTGTACTCGCCGGTAAGTTTTGTCAAAAGTTTAACCGGGTCCCAGATAGCCTCGCCATATAGAATCAGCGTAGCGCTGGTTACGGCAATGCCAATAAATGCATAGAGCGGCATCGCGGTTAAAATACCAATGGTTTGACCCAGCAATTGATCTTTTTGGCTCTTCACATAGCGCGAGAAATCCGGGATATTCAATGACAAAGTGGCCCAATACCCCACCATTGCGGTAAGCCAGGGGATGAAAAGTGTAAAAATAAAACCCCAAAAAGACAAACTTTCGCGGCTTTGAATCAGGTCGTTGGATTTGTCTAAAATAGTGCCAATCCCACCCACTTTTAGTGCAGCCCAAACCAGGAGCAAAATTCCCATTACCAATAAGAAAGGCGCCGCTAAAGTTTCGAGCCATTTTATCGAATCGGTTCCGGCCCAGACAAAGTACATATTGATCAGCCAAAACAGCATAAAACTGGTATAGTGAGGCAAACCATAGCCCATAAAACTCCAGCTGCCGCCCAGGGTTTGCCAGCTTTCCCAAAGTATACTAA
Proteins encoded:
- a CDS encoding type II toxin-antitoxin system prevent-host-death family antitoxin, with protein sequence MKATSKDLRFHTKEILDAAMRGEEVTITYHGKPCVKIVRIQNQTETNKDNKFCGMWQNREDMEDVEGYVRKIRQGRSY
- a CDS encoding type II toxin-antitoxin system VapC family toxin codes for the protein MIVDTDVLIWYSRKNENAIKLIHSLNDFSISVITYMEIIQGVRNKDELNHFKKALSILNVNVLQINDMISTKAMFFIEQYTLSHSMELADALIGASAIITKIPLITGNDKHYKHLPGLEIQKFNK
- a CDS encoding NCS1 family nucleobase:cation symporter-1 — protein: MRKPSNLYELVELSHDLPESRLSNADISPTKISERTWNYWHIAALWVGMSVCVPTYMLAASMISAGMNWWQSLFVIFLGNFIVLIPLVINAHAGTKYGIPFPVYVRSSFGTMGAHIPSILRSLVACGWFGIQTWIGGMAIHAIISILWESWQTLGGSWSFMGYGLPHYTSFMLFWLINMYFVWAGTDSIKWLETLAAPFLLVMGILLLVWAALKVGGIGTILDKSNDLIQSRESLSFWGFIFTLFIPWLTAMVGYWATLSLNIPDFSRYVKSQKDQLLGQTIGILTAMPLYAFIGIAVTSATLILYGEAIWDPVKLLTKLTGEYNSPLLGILAMFALAVATLSTNIAANIVSAANSFSNLNPQKISFRMGGLIAGCMGILIMPWKLLDMYLTWLITYSGLLGAVGGVILCDYVFIRKGNLNLEDLYQEKGEYAYKNGLNRKALIALVAGILVALMGKVFAGLEFLFNGAWFSAAIVSFMVYYFLMRSNIDKVTNDK